Proteins co-encoded in one Brassica oleracea var. oleracea cultivar TO1000 chromosome C4, BOL, whole genome shotgun sequence genomic window:
- the LOC106342600 gene encoding homeobox protein BEL1 homolog yields the protein MASDQFHGHNHHQQHQHQMINQIHGFDERSNNPTDHQQHHYNHQIFGSNSNMGMMIDFSRHHQTEITSGMDHHHYHHQTSGSTVQNQLLEDFSSSMRLCNVNNNFSSEVNDERPTQRPSQGLSLSLSSSNPTSISLQSFDLRHQQQGYSGKSTDHQNLPHSQMMMLMNSHHQNNSSNHHQFQIGSSKYLSAAQELLSEFCSLGVKESDDEVMMKHKRKQKGKQQEDWDASNNNNDQHDQSATTSSKKHVPPLHSLEFMELQKRKAKLLAMLEELKRRYGHYREQMRLATAAFEAAVGVGAAEMYTALASRAMSRHFRCLKDGLVGQIQAMSQALGERDEDNRGVSIAARGETPRLRLLDQALRQQKSYRQMSLVEAHPWRPQRGLPERAVTALRAWLFEHFLHPYPSDVDKHILARQSGLSRSQVSNWFINARVRLWKPMIEEMYCEETRGEEEQQMEITNPMFMDTKPDPNQIMRVEPESLSSVVTKTGHKDNSNLGTASFGSTFDFSLYSNQAVTYTGEGGAREVSLTLGLQNGGVSLALSPVTAQGGPLYYGRDHMDGSVQYTSSILDDDQAQNLPYMNLMGAQSLHDMV from the exons ATGGCAAGTGATCAGTTCCATGGTCATAACCATCACCAACAACATCAGCATCAAATGATTAATCAGATCCATGGGTTTGATGAGAGAAGCAATAATCCAACCGATCATCAACAACATCATTATAATCATCAGATCTTTGGCTCAAACTCCAACATGGGAATGATGATAGACTTTTCTAGGCATCATCAGACTGAGATCACAAGTGGAATGGATCATCATCACTATCATCACCAGACAAGTGGTAGTACTGTTCAGAATCAGCTTTTAGAAGACTTTTCTTCCTCCATGAGACTATGCAATGTTAATAATAATTTCTCAAGTGAAGTAAATGATGAGAGACCAACACAAAGACCAAGCCAAGGTCTTTCTCTTTCTCTCTCCTCCTCAAATCCTACAAGCATCAGTCTCCAATCCTTCGACCTCAGACACCAACAACAAGGGTATTCGGGTAAATCAACGGATCATCAGAATCTCCCACACAGCCAGATGATGATGTTGATGAATAGTCACCACCAAAACAACAGCAGCAATCATCATCAGTTTCAGATTGGGAGTTCCAAGTATTTGAGCGCAGCTCAAGAGCTACTGAGTGAGTTTTGCAGTCTAGGAGTAAAGGAAAGTGATGATGAAGTGATGATGAAGCATAAGAGGAAGCAGAAAGGCAAACAACAAGAAGATTGGGACGCAAGTAACAACAACAATGATCAACACGACCAATCTGCCACAACTTCTTCAAAGAAACATGTTCCACCACTTCACTCTCTTGAGTTCATGGAGCTTCAGAAAAGAAAAGCCAAATTGCTCGCCATGCTTGAAGAG CTTAAAAGAAGATATGGACATTACCGAGAGCAAATGAGACTGGCGACAGCAGCGTTTGAGGCGGCGGTTGGGGTAGGAGCGGCGGAGATGTACACGGCGTTAGCGTCGAGGGCAATGTCTAGGCATTTCCGGTGTTTAAAAGACGGACTTGTGGGACAGATTCAAGCAATGAGTCAAGCTTTAGGAGAAAGAGATGAGGATAATCGTGGGGTCTCAATTGCGGCACGAGGGGAAACCCCACGGCTGAGGTTGCTTGATCAAGCTCTAAGGCAACAGAAATCGTATCGACAAATGAGTCTCGTGGAAGCTCATCCTTGGCGTCCACAACGTGGTTTGCCTGAACGCGCGGTGACGGCGTTAAGAGCTTGGCTCTTTGAGCACTTTCTTCACCC ATATCCAAGTGATGTTGATAAGCATATATTGGCCCGACAGTCTGGTTTATCAAGAAGTCAG GTATCGAATTGGTTCATTAATGCAAGAGTTAGGCTATGGAAACCAATGATTGAAGAGATGTATTGCGAGGAAACAAGAGGAGAAGAAGAACAACAAATGGAGATTACAAACCCTATGTTCATGGATACTAAACCGGATCCAAACCAGATAATGCGAGTCGAACCGGAATCTTTATCTTCCGTAGTTACAAAAACTGGCCACAAAGACAACTCCAACCTAGGAACGGCTTCATTTGGGTCAACGTTTGACTTTTCATTATACAGTAACCAAGCTGTCACGTACACTGGCGAAGGAGGGGCACGTGAGGTGTCGTTGACGCTTGGGTTACAAAACGGTGGTGTGAGTTTAGCGTTATCTCCAGTGACGGCTCAAGGGGGGCCTCTTTACTACGGTAGAGACCACATGGACGGATCGGTGCAATATACATCGTCGATCTTGGATGATGATCAAGCTCAGAATCTGCCTTACATGAATTTGATGGGAGCTCAATCACTTCACGATATGGTTTGA